TGGCCGCGTCCACCCCGAGGCCTGCCAGCATCGCGAAGCCCTTCGTGTCGTCCTGAATGTTCAGCTCGGCCAGGTCGAGCGTCAGGGTGCGGCCGGACAGGAAGAGGTCTGCCAGTTCGCGGGGGGTGTCGGGCAGGTCGAGGTTCTGAGCGATGAGGTTCGCGGTTCCGGCCGGATAGGCGAGGTACGGCTTGCCGAATGAGCGGGCCGCGTACGCGAGACTGCTGACCGTCCCGTCACCACCTGCACCCACCAGCGCATCGAAGCCCTCCAGGCCTTGGACATACCCGTCAGGCGTGCCTTCCGCCGTCGTTTCGCGCATCTCGACACGGACGCCCGCGTCCCGGAGGTGCTGCGCGAAGTCCTCCACGCCGCTGTCCCCCTGACCGCTCTTGGGGTTGAAGACGATCAGGGCACTCTGGAATGGACTGGACGTGTCGGGGCTCATACGATCAAGTACAGCACGGGCGTCAGGGGTGCCCCTTATGGAAGAGTTGAGGATCGGTGGATATCAGGTCCGCGCCGGCCCTTCAGCATCCCCGTCCGGGTCAGTCTGTCTCTCCTGCCAGCAGGACGTTGAGGAGACTGGGGGCAGGCATTCATCTTCGTGGCGGGCGGGTCGGGGAGAATGACGGGCGTGAACCGACTTCCTGCCGCACTGCTGCTCTGCCTGACCACCTCCGTCTTCGCTGGCGGGAACGACGCGTCGCCTGACGCGTTCGAACTCACGCTCACCCGGGAATCCTGCTTCGGGACGTGCCCCATGTACACCGTCCACGTGAACGGCAACGGTGCCGTCGACTGGAACGGTGAACGCTGGGTCAAGGTGACCGGGCCGCTGAAGGCCAGCGTGGGTCAGGGGAATCTGGTGCGCCTGCGTCAGGCGGTGCAGGCCAGCAACTTCTTCTCGCTGCGGGACGAGTACCTCGCCATGTCAGTGAGCGATCTGCCGTACGCGAGCGTCGAGGTCCGGCAGGGAGCGCGCCGCAAGAAGATCCGCTACTACCTCGGAGATCCGGGTGTTCCGTCCGCCCTGCTGAACCTCGCGAAAACCGCGGACCGCGAGCTGGGCACGGCCACCTGGATCGGCCGCTAGCGCCGGTTCTTCCGTCTCCGACCGACCTGAACCCGCTCCTGTGGATGGTCAGGGGAGAGGCTCTGCGTTCAGGGTGAGGTGCCGGGTCGTGACGCGCTGCACGAGGCGGCGGTCGTGACTGGCGAGGATGACGGCGCCGGGAAAATGGAGCAGCAGCGCTTCGAGCGCCTCGATGGCGCGAACGTCGAGGTGGTTGGTGGGCTCGTCGAGCAGCAGCAGGTGCGCGGTGGTGACCTTCAGCCGGGCAAGGCCGAGACGTGTGAGTTCACCGCCCGACAGGGATGAGAGCGGCTGTCCCGGCCCGCCGGTCAGGCCGCTGCGCGCCGCGAGTTCAAACACCTGATGATGCGTCAGGTTCGGGTTGGCGTCCAGCAGGGCGTCCCGTACCGTCTCCAGTCCGTTCAGTTCCTCATGCTGCTGTCCGGTCCAGGCGACGCGGACCCCGTGTCCGAGGTGCAGTTCGCCGCGGTACGGCAGGTCACCGCGGATGACGGACAGCAGGGTGGATTTCCCTGCCCCGTTCGCACCCAGCAGGGCCCAGCGTTCGCCGCGCCGGACGTGGAGGTCCAGGTCACGGATGACGCGGTGTGACGCGCGTTCCACGCGGAGGGCGTGAATCCGCAGGACGTCCGAGGGGCCGGGCGGGACGGGCGGCAGGTCGAAGTTCAGGGTCCGGTGGTCGTCATAGGGTTTCGGGACCGGTTCGAGACGTTCGATTCGCTGTTCGAGGGCCCTGGCGCGGCTCGCGTTGACGTTCTGCGCGTTCTGGGTCCTGCCTTTCGCGAGCAGCTTGTCTCCGTCACCGGCACGCCTGGCGTTGTGCGTTCCCGCGCTCCTGGCTTTGCTCTGCCGGCGGTGCGCCTCGGCTTCCAGGGCGGCGCGCTGGCGTTTCCCCTCCCGGTACTGTCGTTCGGCGGCGGCCCACATCTCGGCCTTGACGGTCATGG
The window above is part of the Deinococcus aquiradiocola genome. Proteins encoded here:
- a CDS encoding DUF6438 domain-containing protein; the encoded protein is MNRLPAALLLCLTTSVFAGGNDASPDAFELTLTRESCFGTCPMYTVHVNGNGAVDWNGERWVKVTGPLKASVGQGNLVRLRQAVQASNFFSLRDEYLAMSVSDLPYASVEVRQGARRKKIRYYLGDPGVPSALLNLAKTADRELGTATWIGR
- a CDS encoding ABC-F family ATP-binding cassette domain-containing protein, with protein sequence MSLSLHEVARVIGDQPLFTHVTLSVAPGERLALIGENGSGKSTLLRVMAGLEPPDDGTVRREGHVALLEQLNADLHGTLQDVALPPELRRAADDLGRATAALPGRAAGTLERFTAAEERYRALGGYEAAARTARVLAALHLDPDGDPARLSGGQVRRLMLARLLLTPADTYLLDEPTNHLDASSTAWLEAWVRASPKTFVIASHDRAFLDAVSTRTAELERGTLSVYPGGYSEAMTVKAEMWAAAERQYREGKRQRAALEAEAHRRQSKARSAGTHNARRAGDGDKLLAKGRTQNAQNVNASRARALEQRIERLEPVPKPYDDHRTLNFDLPPVPPGPSDVLRIHALRVERASHRVIRDLDLHVRRGERWALLGANGAGKSTLLSVIRGDLPYRGELHLGHGVRVAWTGQQHEELNGLETVRDALLDANPNLTHHQVFELAARSGLTGGPGQPLSSLSGGELTRLGLARLKVTTAHLLLLDEPTNHLDVRAIEALEALLLHFPGAVILASHDRRLVQRVTTRHLTLNAEPLP